DNA from Aquaspirillum sp. LM1:
TGCCGGTCAGACGGCGTGCTGGGGGCCACGCCTCACAAGGTGCTGACGCTGGTGGTGTCGATATTGTCGTGTTCGCCCAGCGAGGCCAGGGTGGCAATTTCATCCACCGACAGCACCCGCTCGATATCCAGCAGGATGACAAAATGGCCGTCCACCTTGCCCATGCCCACAATGAAATCGGCGCGAATCCGCGCGCCAAACGCCGGCGGCGGCTCGATTTCGCTGCTGGGGATGTCCAGCACCGCCGACACGCTGTCCACCAGCACGCCCAGCGTCTGGCAGCTGTCTTCGTGACGGATTTCCAGAATGATGAT
Protein-coding regions in this window:
- a CDS encoding chemotaxis protein CheW is translated as MGQHDTTANLAGSQQFLTFSLSGEMFGVGILTVKEIIEYGSVTEIPMVPAFICGVINLRGAVVPVIDLAARFGNTPTIPSRRTCIIILEIRHEDSCQTLGVLVDSVSAVLDIPSSEIEPPPAFGARIRADFIVGMGKVDGHFVILLDIERVLSVDEIATLASLGEHDNIDTTSVSTL